A single genomic interval of Falco naumanni isolate bFalNau1 chromosome 11, bFalNau1.pat, whole genome shotgun sequence harbors:
- the LOC121095701 gene encoding translation initiation factor IF-2-like codes for MSSAGAGSEGRRGERSGAGPARSEAATGAAALYGARGRRVRRGADVAPSECAAPKGWAAREGGGRGPAAPGSAAPTSRRLPGATADGVTERTVSGGRRGPGKCRCGGRWQGPRVSRSAPRADTRRSGAAAAGTVREPQRSGCLVAPGALPRPWLQPECGGGPARGTSPAGRQQRRPGAGAHSPPVLAPAETAAPSRRDRTGWVGQGRDPRDGGGAGPWLAPSEELRSAGPGRFLLRGCARGRARRQGPCPRHRHPTPRGGPGRLEGSGGGGGGGCPRALFSGCSSFQASTKIAVYFAVGSRFGGGGGGAVQARGALCPGLALQRAVFSLTRVPHSLTRKDNSRKGNSAFGDVQLSPKAARVYRVVPWWMAGWWDIFHVSVKQWTEPTGRPQRLPPKHNEISLIRKGICSDLAVPQLVMRSSRARSCFQTRSELVHQAPRGVTGLCFLSCGTSSSKL; via the exons ATGTCGAGCGCCGGCGCTGGGAGCGAGGGACGGCGGGGcgagcggagcggagcggggccggcgcggTCTGAGGCAGCGACGGGGGCGGCCGCCTTATAtggggcgcggggccgccgcgtGCGCCGCGGCGCTGACGTCGCGC CGTCTGAGTGCGCCGCTCCTAAAGGATGGGCAGCgcgggaggggggcggccgcggccccgccgctcccgggaGCGCAGCCCCGACGTCTCGTCGCCTGCCCGGTGCCACCGCCGACGGGGTTACAGAAAGGACCGTTTCAGGGGGACGACGAGGCCCCGGTAAGTGCCGGTGCGGCGGCCGCTGGCAGGGCCCCCGCGTGTCCCGCTCCGCGCCGCGTGCCGACACCCGCCGGAGCggcgcggccgccgcggggACCGTGCGGGAGCCGCAGAGGAGCGGGTGTCTGGTCGCCCCGGGGGCGCTGCCCCGGCCGTGGCTGCAGCCGGAGTGCGGCGGGGGTCCTGCCCGCGGCACCAGCCCAGccgggcggcagcagcggcggccCGGAGCCGGTGCCCACAGCCCGCCCGTGCTCGCCCCCGCGGAGACCGCCGCCCCGAGCCGCCGCGACAGGACGGGATGGGTCGGGCAGGGCCGTGACCCCCGGGACGGAGGCGGCGCAGGGCCGTGGCTGGCCCCGTCGGAGGAGCTGCGGagcgccggccccggccgctTCCTCCTCCGGGGCTGTGCCCGCGGCCGTGCCCGACGGCAGGGCCCGTGTCCCCGGCACCGCCACCCCACCCCTcgcggcgggcccgggcggCTGGAGGGCTccggtgggggtggggggggggggtgtccccgcGCTTTATTCTCTGGGTGTTCATCCTTTCAGGCAAGTACAAAGATCGCCGTTTACTTTGCGGTGGGTTCGCGGTTCGGGGGAGGCGGAGGTGGCGCTGTGCAAGCTCGGGGCGCCCTTTGCCCAGGACTTGCTCTTCAGAGGGCGGTTTTCAGCCTCACCCGCGTGCCTCACAGTTTGACCAGAAAGGACAACAGCCGAAAGGGAAATTCAGCCTTTGGTGACGTGCAGCTATCTCCCAAGGCTGCCCGTGTGTACCGCGTAGTGCCATGGTGGATGGCGGGGTGGTGGGACATATTTCACGTATCCGTGAAGCAGTGGACGGAGCCAACCGGCCGGCCTCAGCGGCTGCCCCCCAAACACAATGAAATTTCTTTAATACGGAAAGGAATTTGTTCCGAcctggctgtgccccagctggtgatgaggagcagcagggctcGGTCCTGCTTCCAGACTCGGAGCGAGCTGGTACACCAGGCTCCCCGCGGTGTTACAGGGCTATGCTTCTTGTCCTGTGGTACTTCAAGTTCAAAactctga
- the CCN1 gene encoding CCN family member 1: MGSAGTRRALAAALLCLARLALGSPCPAVCRCPAAVPQCAPGVGLVPDGCGCCKVCAKQLNEDCSRALPCDHTKGLECNFGASPAALKGICRAQSEGRPCEYNSKIYQNGESFQPNCKHQCTCIDGAVGCIPLCPQELSLPNLGCPSPRLVKVPGQCCEEWVCDESKDALDELEGFFSKEFSPDDSEGELTRNNELIAIVKGGLKMLPVFGSEPQGRAFENPKCIVQTTSWSQCSKTCGTGISTRVTNDNPDCKLIKETRICEVRPCGQPSYASLKKGKKCTKTRKSPSPVKFTYAGCSSVKKYRPKYCGSCVDGRCCTPQQTRTVKIRFRCDDGETFTKSVMMIQSCRCSYNCPHANEAYPYYRLVNDIHKFRD; this comes from the exons ATGGGCTCCGCGGGCACCCGCCGCGCCCTGGCGGCCGCTCTCCTCTGCCTGGCGCGCCTG GCTCTGGGCTCGCCCTGCCCCGCCGTGTGCCGCTGCCCGGCGGCCGTGCCGCAGTGCGCCCCGGGCGTGGGGCTGGTGCCGGACGGCTGCGGCTGCTGCAAGGTCTGCGCCAAGCAGCTGAACGAGGACTGCAGCCGGGCGCTGCCCTGCGACCACACCAAGGGGCTGGAGTGCAACTTCGgcgccagccccgccgcgctgAAGGGCATCTGCAGAG CGCAGTCCGAGGGCAGACCCTGCGAGTACAACTCCAAAATCTACCAGAACGGCGAAAGCTTCCAGCCCAACTGCAAGCACCAGTGTACGTGCATAGATGGAGCCGTGGGCTGCATCCCGCTCTGCCCGCAGGAGCTGTCGCTCCCCAACCTGGgctgtcccagccccaggctggtcAAAGTGCCCGGGCAGTGCTGTGAAGAGTGGGTCTGCGATGAGAGCAAGGATGCGCTGGATGAGCTGGAAGGCTTCTTCAGCAAAGAGTTCAGTCCAGATGATTCCGAAGGCGAACTGACCAGGAACAACGAGCTCATTGCCATTGTGAAGGGAGGCCTGAAAATGCTACCTG tttttggaTCTGAGCCGCAAGGCCGAGCTTTTGAGAATCCCAAGTGCATTGTGCAAACAACCTCCTGGTCCCAGTGCTCAAAGACGTGCGGAACTGGCATCTCCACAAGGGTGACCAACGACAATCCCGACTGCAAGCTCATCAAAGAGACCAGGATATGTGAAGTGAGGCCATGTGGCCAGCCTAGCTACGCCTCCCTAAAG aaggggaaaaaatgcaccAAGACTAGGAAGTCCCCATCCCCGGTGAAGTTTACTTATGCCGGATGTTCCAGCGTGAAGAAGTACCGCCCCAAGTACTGCGGCTCCTGCGTGGATGGCAGGTGCTGTACGCCCCAGCAGACCAGGACTGTCAAGATCAGGTTCCGCTGTGATGATGGGGAAACCTTCACCAAGAGCGTCATGATGATCCAGTCCTGCCGATGCAGCTACAACTGTCCGCATGCGAATGAAGCTTATCCCTACTACAGACTAGTTAATGACATTCACAAATTTAGAGACTAA